The genomic stretch AATCGTGCCGCGCTTTTCGGTTGGTTGCGATGATTTTGACATTCATATTGTTAATTATGCCACCGAATTTTTCTCTTTTATCTCTGTGCGCTCTGTGGCTGAAACCTTGTTTTTAAGTTGCATCGAGTATAGCATCATTGCCCGAAAACTTCCAACAGCACCGGGTTGATACGCTCCCAGTTTGGCCCCAGCACCTGCGCTCCACCGCTGGTGGTGAAAGGATTGGTCAGCTCGCGGGTGATCACGCGCCCATCAATGCCATTTGGCCCGAGGCGCAGCAAAGCAAACCCCAGACGCGGCCACAGCCAGACCGGAATATCGCTTTCGATGAAATCGCCGAGCACAGCCATCACCTGGGGCAGGTGCACCCACACCGAGGGAGTCAGCAGGTGTTTGCCCAACGCTTTCAGGAAAATTTGCCCGCGAGCAATGCGCGCAAAATCGTCGCTGCCAGCCCGATCACGCACAAAGGCCAGAGCTTGCTCACCGTTGAGCAAGTGTTTTCCGGCCTCGTACCCCGACATAGGCTGGCTGAGTTCAATTTCAACGCCACCCAGCGCATCCACAATTTCGAGGAAGCCGATGAAGCGCACGCGGATATAGTAATCCACATTCACCCCAAAGTTGGATTCCACCGTTTGTATGGCGAGCGGCGGACCCCCTCCGGCTTGGTCGGCCTCGCCGAAGAAATGCGCCGTATTGATGCGATTTTTGCCGTAATCGGGGATCACTACCCAGAGATCGCGCGGCAACGAGAGCATCCCGGCGTAGGGCCGCCAGGGGATGATGGTGGCCAGCACCATCGTGTCCGTGCGCCCCACCCACGATTCGGGTTCGCGGGCATCCGTGCCGAGCAGTAAAATATTTGTGCGCCCGGGGAAGAATAGGTAAACCAGCAAGAGTAACACGGGCGGTAGCAGCATGCCCAGCAAACAACCACAGCCGCGCCCGCGGCGTTTGCGCGGCGGCTCCGCCCACTCGACGCGTGTTTCGGGGGCTGGATGATGCGCATAGACTGGCGTGGGGTGAGTTTCATCCTCCAGGGCAGGCATGGGGCGCGTTTCACTCCACGGATCGGGAGGAACCGGCGTAGGGCGGGTTTCGTCTTGCGAAGGAGGCTGGTTCGTCATCGGCAGGTTTCAGTTCTAGAGATAACGCAACCAGACATATCCACTTGCTAAGGTCAGAGACATAAGCGTGGTGATAACGCCATAGCGCAAAAAACGCCCGAAACTGATCGGGTGCCCGCTTTTTTCGGCCAGACTGGCGACGACAACATTGGCTGCGGCGCCCACTAAGGTTAAATTGCCGCCTAAATCGGCTCCTAAGGCCAGCGACCACCATAGAGGTTCTGCTGGCATAACCTGGCTTAAACTTTTTACGATGGGGATCATGGTGGCGGTATAGGGGATATTATCAACAATCCCGGATGCAATCGCTGAAAACCAGATTAGCAGCATGGATGTTAGGGGTAAACTACCCCCAGTCAGGCGCAAGGCCCAATCGGCGATCATTTCGATTAAACCGACTTCAACAACGGCCTCTACTGTAATAAATAACCCAAAGAAAAAGAATAAAGTCGTCCACTCTAGCTCGCGCAGGGCATGATGGGGGTCCGATTTGCTCCAGAGCAACAGCAGGGTGGCTCCGAGCAGCGCGATGGTAGCTGGGTCTAGGTGTAAAGCGCCATGTAAGATAAAGCCCAAAGTAACCGCGGCCATGATCAACAACGACTTGCGCAGCAAGACAGGATCGGTAATTAATGCAGATGCATCCAAGTCGGCAATATCCACGTTGGGTTGATCGTGGGCGGTCAACTCTTTTTTGAACAAAAAGCGTGTCATGCCGATGAATACCAGCAAGATGAGCAGGGCGATAGGCCCCATATTGGCTGCAAAGGTCACGAAATCGATCTCGGCGGCGCTACCGATCAAGATGTTGGGCGGATCACCGATCAGGGTGGCCATGCCGCCAATATTGGATGCCAGTATTTCAGCAATCAGGAAGGGTATGGGACTGACCCGCAGTGTTGAGGCGACAAATAAAGTTACCGGGGCGATTAGCACAACGATAGTGACATTATCTAATAAGGCTGAGGTGACCGCAGTAATCAGGGAAAGCATGATCAACACCCTAAAGGGATCGCCTTTCCCAAAACGAACGGCCTGTAGGGCAATCCACTGGAATAGCCCCGTCTCTTTAAGCACATTGGCAATAATCATCATGCCCGCCAAGAGGAAGATTACATTCCAGTCGATAGCGTGAAAGGCCTGCTCTTGAGGCAGCACGAACAGAATCATCGCCAGACCACCCAAGAGTGCAGATATTGTGCGATGAATTTTTTCGCTGACAATCAGGGCGTAGGTGAATAGAAAAATACTGCCTGCTAACCAAAGGGAGTTCATTTTTCCACCTCCGAAGAGTGGACATCATTTTTCATTTGGATGCATAGCGATAATAGTTCGAGCAAATTGACATACCCAACGACATGATAGCGCTCATCGACTAAGGGTAATCCTGGCAG from Chloroflexota bacterium encodes the following:
- a CDS encoding ArsB/NhaD family transporter — protein: MNSLWLAGSIFLFTYALIVSEKIHRTISALLGGLAMILFVLPQEQAFHAIDWNVIFLLAGMMIIANVLKETGLFQWIALQAVRFGKGDPFRVLIMLSLITAVTSALLDNVTIVVLIAPVTLFVASTLRVSPIPFLIAEILASNIGGMATLIGDPPNILIGSAAEIDFVTFAANMGPIALLILLVFIGMTRFLFKKELTAHDQPNVDIADLDASALITDPVLLRKSLLIMAAVTLGFILHGALHLDPATIALLGATLLLLWSKSDPHHALRELEWTTLFFFFGLFITVEAVVEVGLIEMIADWALRLTGGSLPLTSMLLIWFSAIASGIVDNIPYTATMIPIVKSLSQVMPAEPLWWSLALGADLGGNLTLVGAAANVVVASLAEKSGHPISFGRFLRYGVITTLMSLTLASGYVWLRYL
- a CDS encoding LCP family protein, encoding MTNQPPSQDETRPTPVPPDPWSETRPMPALEDETHPTPVYAHHPAPETRVEWAEPPRKRRGRGCGCLLGMLLPPVLLLLVYLFFPGRTNILLLGTDAREPESWVGRTDTMVLATIIPWRPYAGMLSLPRDLWVVIPDYGKNRINTAHFFGEADQAGGGPPLAIQTVESNFGVNVDYYIRVRFIGFLEIVDALGGVEIELSQPMSGYEAGKHLLNGEQALAFVRDRAGSDDFARIARGQIFLKALGKHLLTPSVWVHLPQVMAVLGDFIESDIPVWLWPRLGFALLRLGPNGIDGRVITRELTNPFTTSGGAQVLGPNWERINPVLLEVFGQ